From the Gloeocapsa sp. DLM2.Bin57 genome, the window TTCCTAATTTTTTAGTTAATAAACGCTGAATCAGACTTAAAGCTTCTTCTGTTTTACCTTCAATTTTACCTTCAATTTTACCTCTAATTTCACCTTCTTGAATCGCTTTAGCTCTATCTTCTTGATATAATGGTGCTAGTCTCATAATTAACTCACTCTCTTCTGTATCTGTGGTTTTTCGATTAACTTCTAAATTTTTTTGCAAGGTATAAAGTATCTCTAGAATAACTGATTTAAGGGGATTATCTGGAGATAAGTTGATTAACTCTTCTATGGCTTGTTGTTGTACTTTTCCCCTTCCTAATAATCTTAACCATAAAGTCTCACTAGTGGAGGGTAGCTGGTGTATCACTATTATAGCGGTTCTGAACAGATTAGCTAAAAAGTAGATACCTTCTCCCCAGTCAGATTGAATCTCTCCACCACATTGATTCAGTATTGCTTTAGACGCAGTTGGGGTAATAATCCAGAGTCGGGGTAAGTCATCTTCGCAGATAGTTTGCTTATTTCGGTTAGCTTCACGGTATAATTGTGCTCTAACGGCTAAAAGTTTGAGCAGACAATCGCCAATTTCTTTAGCAGTAACGGGATTACGATAAGGTTCAAATAGAGACTTTGTCGCTGCTAGTTTAGCTAAGATACCTAATTCTTGAGGAAGTGTCGCAACGGTGGGGTTAAAATAAAGGTCAATTTCTCTGATTTCGTCAGAAAGTTGTTTAGCCACTTGTACTTCACCATAAGGAGTTAAAAGGGTTTCAAGATAATCTTTATTAAATTGGTCATAGATAAATCTAGTCAAGGTCAAATAATTTCTATAGTTATTTAATCATCTTATTGGTTATAGGGGAGAGAGGGTGTAGGGTGTAGATGTTGGGTTTATTTTTCCTCTTTTTGTTCCAAACTTGCGGTTAGGTTTTCTGTATTTCTGATTCGGCTTTGTTGTCCGATACTTTCTTTACCTACACCAATAATAAAGCCTAAGACTGCTCCTGTCACTACTACAGGACGATCTCTTCTATCTCTGATATAAGCTACCGCTAAACCAATCATCGCACCTGCTAAAGCTGTCATTATTCCTGCAAAGATGATCTTACGACGGTTCATGAGGCTATTTTGAATTAGGATACTTAAATTATAACAAAAATTCTCCAAAAAACACAATGTCAGCGATGGCGATCGCTGACTCTAAATAAAACGTTGTTGCTTCACCTACTAGCAATCTCTATAACTGTTTCCCAACTTGAGGATGCTGTAGATTTACCTAGATTTATTGTAACAGAAAGTAAAGAAATTTACCAAATTTTTTTTTATAGGGCTACGCGGGAGTATATTCTTACCACAGTAGTATTTTTATCGCTTA encodes:
- a CDS encoding DUF4351 domain-containing protein codes for the protein MTRFIYDQFNKDYLETLLTPYGEVQVAKQLSDEIREIDLYFNPTVATLPQELGILAKLAATKSLFEPYRNPVTAKEIGDCLLKLLAVRAQLYREANRNKQTICEDDLPRLWIITPTASKAILNQCGGEIQSDWGEGIYFLANLFRTAIIVIHQLPSTSETLWLRLLGRGKVQQQAIEELINLSPDNPLKSVILEILYTLQKNLEVNRKTTDTEESELIMRLAPLYQEDRAKAIQEGEIRGKIEGKIEGKTEEALSLIQRLLTKKLGNINPDLMTTISQLNLDSLETLAEDLIDFTSQQDLENWLRNKRVQG